From Janthinobacterium sp. 67, a single genomic window includes:
- a CDS encoding putative quinol monooxygenase, which yields MVKVALFVRLEAKPGKEKEVENFLLDGLPIVQEEPATTAWFGIRLGPSTFGIFDAFPDEAGRQAHLSGKVAAALMAKAAELFAKPPSIEKVDVLAAKLPG from the coding sequence ATGGTCAAAGTAGCGTTGTTCGTTCGTCTGGAAGCAAAGCCTGGGAAAGAGAAAGAGGTAGAGAACTTTCTCTTGGATGGCCTTCCAATAGTGCAGGAAGAGCCAGCCACTACGGCGTGGTTCGGAATCCGCTTGGGGCCGTCCACCTTTGGCATCTTTGATGCCTTCCCGGATGAAGCAGGTCGGCAGGCTCATCTTTCGGGCAAGGTCGCAGCGGCGCTTATGGCAAAGGCTGCCGAGCTGTTTGCCAAACCGCCGTCAATCGAGAAGGTTGACGTCCTGGCGGCCAAGCTACCCGGCTAA